In the Phaseolus vulgaris cultivar G19833 chromosome 7, P. vulgaris v2.0, whole genome shotgun sequence genome, one interval contains:
- the LOC137829881 gene encoding uncharacterized protein isoform X2 translates to MAFMAVLESDLRALSAEARRRYPAVKDGAEHAILKLRTLSSPSEIAHNEDILRIFLMACEVRTVKLSIIGLSCLQKLISHDAVSPSALSEILSTLKDHAEMADEGVQLKTLQTTSIIFQSRLHPENEDTMSQALGICLRLLENTRSSDSVRNTAAATFRQAVALIFDHVVSAESLPAGKFGFGGQLPRTTSVTGDVNRSINLSNSLDYEIVSGSPPVMRENLSETGKLGLRLLEDLTSLAAGGSANWLRVSILQRTFALDILEFILSNYVAVFRTLLPYEQALRRQICSLLMTSLRTNAELEGETGEPTFRRLVLRSVAHIIRLYSSSLITECEVFLSMLLKVTFLDLPLWHRILVLEILRGFCVEARTLRILFQNFDLHPKNTNVVEGMVKALARVVSNVQVQESSEESLAAVAGMFSSKVKGIEWSLDNDASNAAVLVASEAHAITLAVEGLLGVVFTVATLTDEAIDIGELESPRCDNDPPVKWSGKTAVLCISMVDSLWLTILDALSLILSRSLGEAIVLEILKGYQAFTQACGILRAVEPLNSFLASLCKFTINFPVETERRSALPSPVSKRSELLIDQRDNVVLTPKNVQALRTLFNIAHRLHNVLGPSWVLVLETLAALDRAIHSPHASTQEVSTPVPKLTRELSMQYSDFNILSSLNSQLFESSALMHISAVKSLLCALCQLSYQCMSGTSSSLGPTTSQKIGSISFSVERMISILVNNVHRVEPFWDQVTCHFLELADNSNPHLKNMALDALDQSISAVLGSDRFQDYKQSKSLETSQEMEVNIDKLKSLECSVISPLKVLYFSTQSVDVRVGSLKILLHVLERYGEKLYYSWPNILEMLRYVADVSEKDLVTLGFQNLRVIMNDGLSTLPTDCLQVCVDVTGAYSAQKTELNISLTAVGLLWTMTDFIAKGLLNGPFEEKETGVNSIVKQVDNEKTEDPTLFSNIVRDRTSSIDGVDFEKLLFSVFSLLQNLGADERPEVRNSSVRTLFQTLGTHGQKLSKSLWEDCLWNYVFPTLDRASHMAATSSKDEWQGKELGTRGGKAIHMLIHHSRNTAQKQWDETLVLVFGGIARILRMFFPFFTSLSNFWSGWESLLQYVDNSILNGSKEVALAAINCLQTTVNSHSSKGNMPMPYLISVINVYELVLRKPSSYHGSAADKVTQEILHCLGELYVQAQGLFNDVVYTQLIAIIDLAVKQAMLTNDNFEIEFGNVPPVLRTILEILPLLRPTKHICSMWSVLLREFLQYLPRQDSHLHSEDGKIDQARDYQVKYDVPNGSTPISHNEVAASPGSGSTVAITGLPSYIFAEKLVPVLVELFLQAPAVEKHIIYPEIIQSLGRCMTTRRDNPDSALWRLAVEAFNRLLVDYITNLTNGGPDSSISKPVRTRIWKEIADVYEIFLVGYCGRALPSNSLSAVVLEADESLEMSILNILGDTVLKLPVDTPTDILLRLVSTLDRCASRTCSLPVETVELMPPHCSRFSLTCLQKLFSLSSYSNEDNWNMTRTEVSKISITMLMTRCEYILGRFLTDENGLGDCRLPKARLEEIIYVLQELAHLVIHPDAVSVLPLHPLLRTGLAEDKEKHNNRPHLFVLLSSFCELVTSRELRIRELVQVLLQLITKELSLEKLSLPSEKNTSR, encoded by the exons ATGGCTTTCATGGCGGTCTTGGAGTCCGACCTCCGCGCTCTCTCCGCCGAAGCCCGCCGTCGTTATCCCGCCGTCAAAGACGGCGCAGAACACGCCATCCTCAAG CTTCGTACTTTGTCAAGTCCTAGTGAAATTGCACATAATGAGGATATATTACGCATATTTTTGATGGCGTGTGAGGTCCGAACAGTCAAGCTTAGCATCATTGGACTTTCGTGTCTTCAGAAACTGATATCCCATGATGCTGTTTCTCCATCCGCCCTGAGCGAGATTTTATCTACCCTGAAAGAT CATGCTGAAATGGCGGATGAGGGTGTTCAGCTCAAGACCCTTCAAACAACATCAATAATATTTCAATCACGATTGCACCCTGAAAATGAG GATACCATGTCTCAAGCTCTTGGTATCTGTCTCAGGCTTCTTGAAAACACCCGATCTTCTGATAGTGTGCGGAA TACTGCAGCAGCTACCTTCAGGCAAGCAGTGGCCCTGATTTTTGACCATGTAGTTTCAGCTGAGTCTCTTCCTGCAGGCAAATTTGGTTTTGGAGGTCAGCTCCCTAGGACAACATCGGTTACTGGTGATGTTAACCGTAGCATCAATTTGTCCAA CTCATTAGATTATGAAATTGTTTCTGGGAGTCCCCCTGTGATGAGGGAGAATTTATCTGAAACCGGAAAACTTGGGCTGCGCTTGCTTGAAGATCTGACTTCTCTTGCCGCAGGTGGATCT GCAAATTGGTTACGTGTCAGTATTCTTCAGAGGACATTTGCACTTGATATTCTTGA GTTCATTTTGTCCAATTATGTTGCTGTCTTCAGAACCTTGTTACCCTATGAACAG GCTTTACGACGACAGATTTGTTCACTTCTTATGACTTCACTTCGTACCAATGCTGAG CTTGAAGGAGAAACTGGTGAACCTACGTTTCGTCGTTTGGTCTTGCGTTCGGTTGCTCATATTATAAGACTTTACAGTTCTTCCCTTATAACTGAATGTGAG GTTTTTCTCAGTATGTTGCTGAAGGTTACTTTTCTTGATTTGCCATTATGGCATCGCATTCTTGTTCTTGAGATTTTAAGG GGGTTTTGTGTTGAGGCACGGACATTGCGGATTCTTTTCCAAAATTTTGATTT GCACCCCAAGAATACAAATGTTGTGGAGGGAATGGTCAAAGCACTTGCTAGGGTTGTTTCAAATGTACAG GTTCAAGAATCAAGTGAGGAGAGCTTGGCTGCTGTTGCTGGAATGTTTAGTAGCAAAGTCAAag GTATTGAATGGAGTCTAGATAATGATGCATCCAATGCTGCAGTTCTGGTTGCCAGTGAAGCACATGCGATAACTTTGGCAGTTGAAGGCCTGTTAGGGGTTGTCTTCACTGTTGCAACTTTAACAGACGAAGCCATAGATATTGGAGAG CTTGAGTCTCCTAGATGTGATAATGATCCACCTGTGAAATGGTCTGGTAAAACTGCCGTTCTCTGCATCTCAATGGTTGACTCACTGTGGTTGACAATACTTGATGCATTATCCCTTATTTTATCAAG GTCACTTGGAGAGGCCATTGTTTTGGAAATATTAAAGGGATACCAGGCATTTACTCAG GCTTGTGGGATTCTCCGAGCTGTTGAACCTTTAAACTCCTTTCTTGCATCCCTTTGCAAATTTACAATCAATTTTCCTGTTGAAACAGAAAGAAGGAG TGCTTTGCCGTCTCCTGTATCAAAACGGTCAGAACTATTGATTGATCAGAGGGATAATGTTGTGCTTACTCCTAAGAATGTGCAG GCCTTGAGAACTCTTTTCAACATTGCTCATCGACTGCATAATGTTCTCGGCCCATCCTGGGTTCTG GTGTTGGAAACTCTGGCAGCTTTAGATCGGGCAATTCATTCTCCACATGCCAGTACTCAG GAGGTCTCCACCCCTGTCCCAAAGTTGACAAGGGAGTTGTCTATGCAATACAGTGACTTCAATATACTCTCGTCTTTGAACTCTCAG CTCTTTGAGAGCTCTGCTCTGATGCATATATCTGCTGTAAAGTCTCTCCTTTGTGCATTGTGTCAACTTTCATATCAATGCATGTCCGGTACTTCAAGCAGTTTGGGACCAACAACTAGTCAAAAAATTGGAAGCATCAGCTTTTCAGTGGAAAGAATGATATCCATCCTTGTGAATAATGTTCACC GAGTCGAGCCATTTTGGGATCAAGTCACTTGTCACTTTCTTgag CTAGCTGATAATTCTAATCCACATTTGAAAAACATGGCACTTGATGCACTTGATCAGTCTATATCTGCAGTCTTAGGTTCTGATAGGTTCCAAGACTACAAACAATCCAAGTCTCTTGAAACATCACAGGAA ATGGAAGTCAATATCGACAAGTTGAAGTCTCTTGAATGCTCAGTCATATCTCCACTAAAGgttctttatttttctacacAAAGTGTAGATGTTCGTGTTGGATCTTTGAAAATACTTTTGCATGTCTTGGAG AGGTATGGAGAGAAACTTTATTACAGCTGGCCTAATATACTTGAAATGTTGAG GTATGTAGCAGATGTTTCGGAGAAGGATCTTGTTACTCTCGGCTTCCAG AACCTAAGAGTGATAATGAACGATGGACTGTCCACCTTACCTACGGACTGCCTTCAAGT GTGTGTTGATGTGACTGGAGCATACAGTGCTCAGAAGACCGAGTTGAACATAAGCTTGACAGCAGTTGGACTTCTGTGGACTATGACTGATTTCATTGCAAAGGGCCTTCTCAATGGACCTTTTGAAGAAAAGGAAACAG GTGTTAATTCTATAGTGAAGCAGGTAGACAATGAAAAGACGGAGGATCCTACACTTTTTTCTAATATTGTGAGAGATAGGACTTCTTCTATAGATGGTGTTGATTTCGAGAAGCTTCTATTCTCTGTTTTCTCCTTACTTCAAAACCTTGGGGCAGATGAGAGACCAGAG gtTAGGAATTCTTCTGTTAGGACACTGTTCCAAACTTTAGGAACACACGGGCAAAAGCTTTCAAAGAGCTTGTGGGAAGATTGTCTTTGGAATTATGTATTTCCTACATTGGACCGTGCTTCTCATATG GCTGCTACATCTTCAAAGGATGAATGGCAAGGGAAAGAACTTGGAACTCGAGGGGGAAAAGCAATTCACATGCTCATACATCACAG tcGTAACACGGCTCAGAAGCAGTGGGATGAAACTCTTGTGCTTGTTTTTGGTGGAATAGCACGTATATTACGGATGTTCTTCCCCTTTTTCACAAGCTTAAGTAATTTTTGGTCTG GCTGGGAATCATTGCTTCAATATGTTGACAATAGCATTTTAAATGGTAGTAAAGAGGTTGCACTTGCAGCAATAAATTGTTTGCAAACAACTGTTAATTCCCATTCATCTAAG GGAAATATGCCAATGCCTTACCTTATTTCAGTAATTAATGTTTACGAGCTTGTTCTGAGAAAGCCTTCTAGTTACCATGGCAGCGCTGCTGATAAGGTGACGCAGGAGATTTTGCATTGTCTTG GAGAGCTTTATGTGCAGGCTCAAGGATTGTTCAATGATGTCGTATACACACAATTGATAGCAATCATAGATCTGGCCGTGAAGCAAGCCATGTTAACTAATGATAACTTTGAAATAGAATTT GGGAATGTCCCACCAGTGCTGCGAACTATACTGGAAATCTTGCCACTGTTACGTCCAACAAAGCACATTTGTTCTATGTGGTCTGTTCTTCTTCGAGAGTTTCTACAGTATCTTCCTAGGCAGGATTCTCATTTACATAGTGAGGATGGTAAAATAGATCAAGCTAGAG ATTATCAGGTTAAATATGATGTACCAAATGGTTCTACTCCAATATCTCACAATGAAGTAGCAGCATCTCCAGGTTCTGGATCTACAGTAGCCATAACGGGCCTTCCTAGTTACATATTTGCAGAAAAGCTAGTTCCCGTGCTGGTAGAGCTATTCTTGCAGGCACCTGCAGTTGAAAAACATATTATATACCCTGAAATTATTCAAAGTCTTGGAAG ATGTATGACAACAAGAAGAGACAATCCAGATAGTGCACTTTGGAGGTTAGCTGTTGAAGCATTCAACCGTCTTCTTGTTGACTACATCACCAATTTAACCAATGGAGGTCCAGATTCAAGCATTAGTAAACCTGTCAGAACAAGAATATGGAAGGAGATTGCAGATGTTTATGAAATATTCCTAGTTGGATATTGTGGACGAGCTCTTCCTTCAAATTCCCTCTCAGCCGTGGTGCTAGAGGCTGATGAGTCCCTTGAGATGTCCATCTTAAATATTCTTGGTGATACAGTCCTTAAGTTGCCAGTTGACACACCTACGGAT ATTCTGCTGCGGCTGGTCTCCACATTGGACCGATGTGCATCACGCACATGCTCATTACCTGTTGAGACTGTAGAGCTCATGCCTCCTCACTGCAGCAGATTTTCTTTGACTTGTTTACAGAAGTTGTTTTCTTTGAGCAG TTATTCTAATGAAGACAATTGGAATATGACAAGAACTGAAGTCAGCAAAATCTCAATTACAATGCTCATGACCAGATGTGAATACATTTTGGG
- the LOC137829881 gene encoding uncharacterized protein isoform X1, whose amino-acid sequence MAFMAVLESDLRALSAEARRRYPAVKDGAEHAILKLRTLSSPSEIAHNEDILRIFLMACEVRTVKLSIIGLSCLQKLISHDAVSPSALSEILSTLKDHAEMADEGVQLKTLQTTSIIFQSRLHPENEDTMSQALGICLRLLENTRSSDSVRNTAAATFRQAVALIFDHVVSAESLPAGKFGFGGQLPRTTSVTGDVNRSINLSNSLDYEIVSGSPPVMRENLSETGKLGLRLLEDLTSLAAGGSANWLRVSILQRTFALDILEFILSNYVAVFRTLLPYEQALRRQICSLLMTSLRTNAELEGETGEPTFRRLVLRSVAHIIRLYSSSLITECEVFLSMLLKVTFLDLPLWHRILVLEILRGFCVEARTLRILFQNFDLHPKNTNVVEGMVKALARVVSNVQVQESSEESLAAVAGMFSSKVKGIEWSLDNDASNAAVLVASEAHAITLAVEGLLGVVFTVATLTDEAIDIGELESPRCDNDPPVKWSGKTAVLCISMVDSLWLTILDALSLILSRSLGEAIVLEILKGYQAFTQACGILRAVEPLNSFLASLCKFTINFPVETERRSSALPSPVSKRSELLIDQRDNVVLTPKNVQALRTLFNIAHRLHNVLGPSWVLVLETLAALDRAIHSPHASTQEVSTPVPKLTRELSMQYSDFNILSSLNSQLFESSALMHISAVKSLLCALCQLSYQCMSGTSSSLGPTTSQKIGSISFSVERMISILVNNVHRVEPFWDQVTCHFLELADNSNPHLKNMALDALDQSISAVLGSDRFQDYKQSKSLETSQEMEVNIDKLKSLECSVISPLKVLYFSTQSVDVRVGSLKILLHVLERYGEKLYYSWPNILEMLRYVADVSEKDLVTLGFQNLRVIMNDGLSTLPTDCLQVCVDVTGAYSAQKTELNISLTAVGLLWTMTDFIAKGLLNGPFEEKETGVNSIVKQVDNEKTEDPTLFSNIVRDRTSSIDGVDFEKLLFSVFSLLQNLGADERPEVRNSSVRTLFQTLGTHGQKLSKSLWEDCLWNYVFPTLDRASHMAATSSKDEWQGKELGTRGGKAIHMLIHHSRNTAQKQWDETLVLVFGGIARILRMFFPFFTSLSNFWSGWESLLQYVDNSILNGSKEVALAAINCLQTTVNSHSSKGNMPMPYLISVINVYELVLRKPSSYHGSAADKVTQEILHCLGELYVQAQGLFNDVVYTQLIAIIDLAVKQAMLTNDNFEIEFGNVPPVLRTILEILPLLRPTKHICSMWSVLLREFLQYLPRQDSHLHSEDGKIDQARDYQVKYDVPNGSTPISHNEVAASPGSGSTVAITGLPSYIFAEKLVPVLVELFLQAPAVEKHIIYPEIIQSLGRCMTTRRDNPDSALWRLAVEAFNRLLVDYITNLTNGGPDSSISKPVRTRIWKEIADVYEIFLVGYCGRALPSNSLSAVVLEADESLEMSILNILGDTVLKLPVDTPTDILLRLVSTLDRCASRTCSLPVETVELMPPHCSRFSLTCLQKLFSLSSYSNEDNWNMTRTEVSKISITMLMTRCEYILGRFLTDENGLGDCRLPKARLEEIIYVLQELAHLVIHPDAVSVLPLHPLLRTGLAEDKEKHNNRPHLFVLLSSFCELVTSRELRIRELVQVLLQLITKELSLEKLSLPSEKNTSR is encoded by the exons ATGGCTTTCATGGCGGTCTTGGAGTCCGACCTCCGCGCTCTCTCCGCCGAAGCCCGCCGTCGTTATCCCGCCGTCAAAGACGGCGCAGAACACGCCATCCTCAAG CTTCGTACTTTGTCAAGTCCTAGTGAAATTGCACATAATGAGGATATATTACGCATATTTTTGATGGCGTGTGAGGTCCGAACAGTCAAGCTTAGCATCATTGGACTTTCGTGTCTTCAGAAACTGATATCCCATGATGCTGTTTCTCCATCCGCCCTGAGCGAGATTTTATCTACCCTGAAAGAT CATGCTGAAATGGCGGATGAGGGTGTTCAGCTCAAGACCCTTCAAACAACATCAATAATATTTCAATCACGATTGCACCCTGAAAATGAG GATACCATGTCTCAAGCTCTTGGTATCTGTCTCAGGCTTCTTGAAAACACCCGATCTTCTGATAGTGTGCGGAA TACTGCAGCAGCTACCTTCAGGCAAGCAGTGGCCCTGATTTTTGACCATGTAGTTTCAGCTGAGTCTCTTCCTGCAGGCAAATTTGGTTTTGGAGGTCAGCTCCCTAGGACAACATCGGTTACTGGTGATGTTAACCGTAGCATCAATTTGTCCAA CTCATTAGATTATGAAATTGTTTCTGGGAGTCCCCCTGTGATGAGGGAGAATTTATCTGAAACCGGAAAACTTGGGCTGCGCTTGCTTGAAGATCTGACTTCTCTTGCCGCAGGTGGATCT GCAAATTGGTTACGTGTCAGTATTCTTCAGAGGACATTTGCACTTGATATTCTTGA GTTCATTTTGTCCAATTATGTTGCTGTCTTCAGAACCTTGTTACCCTATGAACAG GCTTTACGACGACAGATTTGTTCACTTCTTATGACTTCACTTCGTACCAATGCTGAG CTTGAAGGAGAAACTGGTGAACCTACGTTTCGTCGTTTGGTCTTGCGTTCGGTTGCTCATATTATAAGACTTTACAGTTCTTCCCTTATAACTGAATGTGAG GTTTTTCTCAGTATGTTGCTGAAGGTTACTTTTCTTGATTTGCCATTATGGCATCGCATTCTTGTTCTTGAGATTTTAAGG GGGTTTTGTGTTGAGGCACGGACATTGCGGATTCTTTTCCAAAATTTTGATTT GCACCCCAAGAATACAAATGTTGTGGAGGGAATGGTCAAAGCACTTGCTAGGGTTGTTTCAAATGTACAG GTTCAAGAATCAAGTGAGGAGAGCTTGGCTGCTGTTGCTGGAATGTTTAGTAGCAAAGTCAAag GTATTGAATGGAGTCTAGATAATGATGCATCCAATGCTGCAGTTCTGGTTGCCAGTGAAGCACATGCGATAACTTTGGCAGTTGAAGGCCTGTTAGGGGTTGTCTTCACTGTTGCAACTTTAACAGACGAAGCCATAGATATTGGAGAG CTTGAGTCTCCTAGATGTGATAATGATCCACCTGTGAAATGGTCTGGTAAAACTGCCGTTCTCTGCATCTCAATGGTTGACTCACTGTGGTTGACAATACTTGATGCATTATCCCTTATTTTATCAAG GTCACTTGGAGAGGCCATTGTTTTGGAAATATTAAAGGGATACCAGGCATTTACTCAG GCTTGTGGGATTCTCCGAGCTGTTGAACCTTTAAACTCCTTTCTTGCATCCCTTTGCAAATTTACAATCAATTTTCCTGTTGAAACAGAAAGAAGGAG CAGTGCTTTGCCGTCTCCTGTATCAAAACGGTCAGAACTATTGATTGATCAGAGGGATAATGTTGTGCTTACTCCTAAGAATGTGCAG GCCTTGAGAACTCTTTTCAACATTGCTCATCGACTGCATAATGTTCTCGGCCCATCCTGGGTTCTG GTGTTGGAAACTCTGGCAGCTTTAGATCGGGCAATTCATTCTCCACATGCCAGTACTCAG GAGGTCTCCACCCCTGTCCCAAAGTTGACAAGGGAGTTGTCTATGCAATACAGTGACTTCAATATACTCTCGTCTTTGAACTCTCAG CTCTTTGAGAGCTCTGCTCTGATGCATATATCTGCTGTAAAGTCTCTCCTTTGTGCATTGTGTCAACTTTCATATCAATGCATGTCCGGTACTTCAAGCAGTTTGGGACCAACAACTAGTCAAAAAATTGGAAGCATCAGCTTTTCAGTGGAAAGAATGATATCCATCCTTGTGAATAATGTTCACC GAGTCGAGCCATTTTGGGATCAAGTCACTTGTCACTTTCTTgag CTAGCTGATAATTCTAATCCACATTTGAAAAACATGGCACTTGATGCACTTGATCAGTCTATATCTGCAGTCTTAGGTTCTGATAGGTTCCAAGACTACAAACAATCCAAGTCTCTTGAAACATCACAGGAA ATGGAAGTCAATATCGACAAGTTGAAGTCTCTTGAATGCTCAGTCATATCTCCACTAAAGgttctttatttttctacacAAAGTGTAGATGTTCGTGTTGGATCTTTGAAAATACTTTTGCATGTCTTGGAG AGGTATGGAGAGAAACTTTATTACAGCTGGCCTAATATACTTGAAATGTTGAG GTATGTAGCAGATGTTTCGGAGAAGGATCTTGTTACTCTCGGCTTCCAG AACCTAAGAGTGATAATGAACGATGGACTGTCCACCTTACCTACGGACTGCCTTCAAGT GTGTGTTGATGTGACTGGAGCATACAGTGCTCAGAAGACCGAGTTGAACATAAGCTTGACAGCAGTTGGACTTCTGTGGACTATGACTGATTTCATTGCAAAGGGCCTTCTCAATGGACCTTTTGAAGAAAAGGAAACAG GTGTTAATTCTATAGTGAAGCAGGTAGACAATGAAAAGACGGAGGATCCTACACTTTTTTCTAATATTGTGAGAGATAGGACTTCTTCTATAGATGGTGTTGATTTCGAGAAGCTTCTATTCTCTGTTTTCTCCTTACTTCAAAACCTTGGGGCAGATGAGAGACCAGAG gtTAGGAATTCTTCTGTTAGGACACTGTTCCAAACTTTAGGAACACACGGGCAAAAGCTTTCAAAGAGCTTGTGGGAAGATTGTCTTTGGAATTATGTATTTCCTACATTGGACCGTGCTTCTCATATG GCTGCTACATCTTCAAAGGATGAATGGCAAGGGAAAGAACTTGGAACTCGAGGGGGAAAAGCAATTCACATGCTCATACATCACAG tcGTAACACGGCTCAGAAGCAGTGGGATGAAACTCTTGTGCTTGTTTTTGGTGGAATAGCACGTATATTACGGATGTTCTTCCCCTTTTTCACAAGCTTAAGTAATTTTTGGTCTG GCTGGGAATCATTGCTTCAATATGTTGACAATAGCATTTTAAATGGTAGTAAAGAGGTTGCACTTGCAGCAATAAATTGTTTGCAAACAACTGTTAATTCCCATTCATCTAAG GGAAATATGCCAATGCCTTACCTTATTTCAGTAATTAATGTTTACGAGCTTGTTCTGAGAAAGCCTTCTAGTTACCATGGCAGCGCTGCTGATAAGGTGACGCAGGAGATTTTGCATTGTCTTG GAGAGCTTTATGTGCAGGCTCAAGGATTGTTCAATGATGTCGTATACACACAATTGATAGCAATCATAGATCTGGCCGTGAAGCAAGCCATGTTAACTAATGATAACTTTGAAATAGAATTT GGGAATGTCCCACCAGTGCTGCGAACTATACTGGAAATCTTGCCACTGTTACGTCCAACAAAGCACATTTGTTCTATGTGGTCTGTTCTTCTTCGAGAGTTTCTACAGTATCTTCCTAGGCAGGATTCTCATTTACATAGTGAGGATGGTAAAATAGATCAAGCTAGAG ATTATCAGGTTAAATATGATGTACCAAATGGTTCTACTCCAATATCTCACAATGAAGTAGCAGCATCTCCAGGTTCTGGATCTACAGTAGCCATAACGGGCCTTCCTAGTTACATATTTGCAGAAAAGCTAGTTCCCGTGCTGGTAGAGCTATTCTTGCAGGCACCTGCAGTTGAAAAACATATTATATACCCTGAAATTATTCAAAGTCTTGGAAG ATGTATGACAACAAGAAGAGACAATCCAGATAGTGCACTTTGGAGGTTAGCTGTTGAAGCATTCAACCGTCTTCTTGTTGACTACATCACCAATTTAACCAATGGAGGTCCAGATTCAAGCATTAGTAAACCTGTCAGAACAAGAATATGGAAGGAGATTGCAGATGTTTATGAAATATTCCTAGTTGGATATTGTGGACGAGCTCTTCCTTCAAATTCCCTCTCAGCCGTGGTGCTAGAGGCTGATGAGTCCCTTGAGATGTCCATCTTAAATATTCTTGGTGATACAGTCCTTAAGTTGCCAGTTGACACACCTACGGAT ATTCTGCTGCGGCTGGTCTCCACATTGGACCGATGTGCATCACGCACATGCTCATTACCTGTTGAGACTGTAGAGCTCATGCCTCCTCACTGCAGCAGATTTTCTTTGACTTGTTTACAGAAGTTGTTTTCTTTGAGCAG TTATTCTAATGAAGACAATTGGAATATGACAAGAACTGAAGTCAGCAAAATCTCAATTACAATGCTCATGACCAGATGTGAATACATTTTGGG